The window GTGAACAAGGATAGAAACATTGTTTAGTGGCTGAATTTCGAGCTTTACGACATTTTTTCAAACTAAAGCAAAAATATTATACTTGACATATAAAGTTAGTGCAGGGTAATTTGTAATATAAGTTTAGGCTTAAATATAAAGTTATTTAAGCCTAAGTATCTGTTTTTATGAAGATCATTGGCGTTAGCAATGAATTCACGAAAAACAACTTTTACTCAGTGAAGAGTTCATAATTATCGTTAGAGTTTCGGCTACACAACCGAACTTCAATCCAGAAAGGCGGAAATGTATAGATTCAAATCAATGAAAACAGCTTTAGCTGCAATTATCACGGCATCAACTTGTATTGCGACCAGTTGTGTAGTCGCCAAGCCAAATATGTATGCAAATTTTCCAGTAACAGAAAAAACCTACAAAGGTAGTAAGACAAACTCGATATCTTACACGGGGCAAGCAGCGAGACATGTTCTTCACACGTCTTTGAAGAGTCTAGCTGGAAAGGGTAATGGGAAACCAAACCCTGAACTGAAAGCTTTGATGCTTTCATATTATTCGGGGAAAGAAGAAGGGCGAAAAATCATTGCTCCCACCTCCAAAAAAGAGTTTAAGATAAAGCAATCAACTATAGATAAAATATCTAAGGGCAAGGATTTGAAAGGAAAAACCTACAAAGGTTTAGTAACCGGTTTCCCAGGACAAATGAGTGGAACTGAAGTTTTTGAGTTCATGATTGACAAGGCTTCTTCCACGGATGGGGGGTTCGATCCACTTACAGGTTACAATTATCCACAACTAATTTCAAAATTTATGATGGGCGCTGTTTTCTACAGTCAGGCAGTTGATAATTATCTTGATGAAAAGTTGGAAGCAGACAACAAACCTAACAACAAACCATACAAAAAAGGGGCTCCGTACACTGGTAAGGAACATTCATGGGATGAAGCCTTTGGATATTTTGGTGCACCAGCTCATGCAATGACTTTGAATCCAGAAGAGGCTTACAATATTGCTAAACGAAAA of the SAR324 cluster bacterium genome contains:
- a CDS encoding DUF4856 domain-containing protein; this translates as MKTALAAIITASTCIATSCVVAKPNMYANFPVTEKTYKGSKTNSISYTGQAARHVLHTSLKSLAGKGNGKPNPELKALMLSYYSGKEEGRKIIAPTSKKEFKIKQSTIDKISKGKDLKGKTYKGLVTGFPGQMSGTEVFEFMIDKASSTDGGFDPLTGYNYPQLISKFMMGAVFYSQAVDNYLDEKLEADNKPNNKPYKKGAPYTGKEHSWDEAFGYFGAPAHAMTLNPEEAYNIAKRKDVKTADANEDGVVDLITEMTFGHAYYAADSDKAGTNYMKTIFKAFVDGRNLITSADGAALTEKQRTELKNYANIIKVNWEKVIAEAAFKYAGSVYKDLDKLNTIVESNGDASKAFATYGKHWGELKGFLMALETSGQDLGEAGIRMNRLVGYGPVLLGGGQVLGIDNNGGFITGGNRSMEEYQVHMIKLQKILGDTFNLEARKNDVTGQMDGLLESLGSSRSAEND